A region of Amblyraja radiata isolate CabotCenter1 chromosome 22, sAmbRad1.1.pri, whole genome shotgun sequence DNA encodes the following proteins:
- the LOC116985878 gene encoding hemoglobin subunit alpha-like encodes MVLSAANKQVIHQLAETLHANAAVLGADALARLFELHPQTKTYFKGFAGYHATDPQVIAHGTKVIEALAKAADHLDNLPKHLEKLAKKHGTELLVDPHNFVLFSDIIVVTLAIHLPSFTPATHTAIDKFLEEVAHQLSSEYR; translated from the exons ATGGTCCTCTCAGCAGCCAACAAACAAGTGATCCATCAGCTCGCTGAAACCCTACACGCAAATGCTGCAGTTTTGGGTGCAGATGCTTTAGCCAG GCTGTTTGAGCTCCATCCTCAAACCAAGACATACTTCAAGGGTTTTGCTGGCTACCATGCCACTGATCCTCAGGTCATAGCTCATGGCACCAAGGTAATCGAGGCCTTGGCAAAGGCAGCTGACCACTTGGACAACCTGCCCAAACACCTGGAGAAGCTGGCCAAAAAACATGGTACTGAACTCCTTGTGGATCCTCACAACTTTGTG CTGTTTTCAGACATCATTGTGGTCACCTTGGCCATTCATCTGCCTTCGTTCACCCCTGCAACTCATACTGCCATCGACAAATTCCTTGAGGAAGTTGCACATCAATTGAGCTCCGAGTACCGCTGA